In Thermotoga sp. Ku-13t, one genomic interval encodes:
- the uxuA gene encoding mannonate dehydratase, whose amino-acid sequence MKIVFRWFGEEDPVKLEHIRQIPGVEGVVAALFDVPVGEVWPLEKIMNLKKKVEAHGLKFEVIESVNVHEDIKLGLPSRKKYIDNYKDTIVNLARAGVKVVTYNFMPVFDWLRTDLRYKLPDGSETMAYDDELVRSITPRQLVKMMKKGSSNFVLPGWEWEKLAELEKTLQMYEGMSEEDLLKNLIHFLKEVVPVCERFNVKLAIHPDDPPWSVFGLPRIVTCEENIEKILLSVDSPSNTLALCTGSLGVNTKNDLPRMIRRFGSMKKISFVHLRNFKLIGEKKFYESAHPTFCGSLNMLQIVKALHEINYDGYLRPDHGRTIWNEKARPGYGLYDRALGVCYILGLWEAISSETEAR is encoded by the coding sequence TTGAAGATCGTTTTTCGCTGGTTCGGTGAAGAAGATCCCGTGAAACTGGAACACATAAGACAGATACCGGGCGTGGAAGGTGTTGTGGCCGCGCTGTTCGATGTGCCCGTGGGAGAGGTCTGGCCACTCGAGAAGATCATGAATTTGAAGAAAAAGGTCGAAGCACACGGACTGAAATTCGAAGTGATCGAGAGTGTCAACGTGCACGAAGACATAAAGCTCGGTCTTCCTTCGAGAAAAAAGTACATCGACAACTACAAAGACACGATCGTGAACCTCGCAAGGGCAGGCGTAAAGGTTGTCACTTACAACTTCATGCCGGTCTTCGACTGGCTCAGGACAGATTTGAGATACAAACTCCCGGATGGTTCCGAAACCATGGCGTACGACGATGAGCTCGTTCGAAGTATCACACCGAGACAGCTCGTGAAGATGATGAAAAAAGGTTCTTCGAACTTCGTCCTGCCAGGCTGGGAGTGGGAGAAGCTCGCAGAACTTGAAAAAACTCTGCAGATGTACGAAGGCATGAGTGAAGAAGATCTTCTAAAGAACCTGATCCACTTTCTCAAAGAAGTCGTTCCGGTGTGCGAACGGTTCAACGTCAAACTGGCCATCCATCCGGACGATCCACCCTGGAGCGTTTTCGGTCTGCCCAGGATCGTGACGTGCGAGGAGAACATAGAAAAGATATTGCTCTCGGTGGACAGCCCTTCCAACACGCTTGCGCTTTGTACAGGCTCACTCGGTGTGAACACGAAGAACGACTTACCAAGGATGATACGCCGTTTCGGTTCGATGAAAAAGATCAGCTTCGTACATTTGAGAAACTTCAAACTCATCGGTGAAAAGAAGTTCTACGAGAGTGCGCATCCAACCTTCTGTGGGTCGCTCAACATGCTGCAGATCGTCAAAGCCCTGCACGAGATAAATTACGACGGTTATCTCAGACCAGACCACGGAAGAACGATCTGGAACGAGAAGGCAAGGCCAGGTTACGGGCTCTACGACAGAGCCCTCGGTGTGTGCTACATCCTGGGACTTTGGGAAGCAATAAGTTCAGAAACTGAAGCGAGGTGA
- a CDS encoding cation-translocating P-type ATPase, which produces MGENEFKRTFTVTGMTCATCAKIVEQALKRIEGVKFASVNLATSTGFILAEREIDFETIKKAVEEVGYGVELSVSQDVEARRFAQTKRNLLLAWIATGPLTALMLFHMVLHTRQFLWLEFVLSTFVIFYVGRKTIRGATIALFHKHANMDVLISLGAISSWLTGLLSLLKLPVNSFAAVGGMIVAFHITGRFIESYLRDRAAKQLKALLQLQAKQARVLVDSKEIFLPIEAVKEGFTVVVNPSERIPVDGVIVEGASLIDESMISGESVPVLKKVDDSVVAGSMNLSSTIKVRVTKTGEDTFLAQMLRLVQEAQGFKVPIQALADRITNYFVPVVFLLAISSALFWYFNYERFSATFEKLARILPLAVHNAEPLSFSIFVFVATLVVACPCALGLATPMALLVGTSQAMKKGLLVRNAEAIQTIKDVKYILTDKTGTLTLGEPIAVEHNLDEETLNIVASVEKRSNHPFARAIAKLVRKHIEVQQFEEIVGEGVKAVVDGKEYFIGRPLDYSHYDEQLEQGRTIVEVRVDGNVVGFFALEDALREDAREAIGRLKQMNIEVVMVTGDSERIAVAVAKRIGVGRVHAQLKPEQKLELVRKYQASGRKVAMVGDGMNDAAALKAADIGIAMGSGTDIAMDNADIIVVKGGIFRLVEAIEISKRTLRKIRQNLFWAFFYNVVAIPVAMAGLVHPVVAELAMLMSSISVVMNSLSLGRERS; this is translated from the coding sequence TTGGGCGAAAATGAGTTCAAAAGGACTTTCACTGTCACCGGAATGACGTGTGCAACGTGTGCGAAAATCGTGGAGCAGGCGCTGAAAAGAATCGAAGGTGTGAAGTTTGCCTCGGTCAACCTGGCCACGTCCACGGGTTTCATCCTGGCCGAAAGAGAGATAGATTTCGAGACGATCAAAAAGGCCGTCGAAGAAGTTGGCTACGGTGTCGAACTGAGCGTCTCGCAGGACGTTGAGGCAAGGAGGTTCGCACAGACCAAAAGAAATCTCTTACTCGCGTGGATCGCTACAGGTCCGCTCACGGCTCTGATGCTCTTCCACATGGTGCTCCACACCCGCCAATTCCTCTGGCTCGAATTTGTACTCTCCACGTTCGTGATCTTCTACGTCGGAAGAAAAACTATCAGAGGCGCCACGATTGCTCTGTTTCACAAACACGCCAACATGGATGTGCTCATCTCTCTCGGTGCCATCAGCTCGTGGTTGACGGGATTGCTCTCTCTTTTGAAACTCCCTGTGAACTCTTTTGCTGCCGTGGGTGGCATGATCGTAGCTTTCCATATCACGGGCAGGTTCATAGAATCTTACCTGCGAGACAGAGCGGCCAAACAACTGAAAGCCCTGCTCCAGCTCCAGGCGAAACAGGCACGTGTCCTGGTGGATTCGAAAGAGATATTTTTACCCATCGAAGCGGTGAAAGAAGGCTTCACAGTTGTTGTCAACCCCTCAGAACGCATACCAGTTGACGGCGTGATCGTGGAAGGAGCCAGCCTCATTGACGAATCCATGATCAGCGGCGAATCTGTTCCCGTGCTCAAAAAGGTGGATGATTCCGTCGTCGCAGGCTCGATGAATCTTTCTTCCACGATAAAGGTCAGAGTCACAAAGACGGGTGAAGACACCTTCCTGGCCCAGATGCTCAGGCTCGTTCAGGAAGCTCAGGGTTTCAAGGTGCCCATCCAGGCGCTCGCGGATCGAATAACCAACTATTTCGTGCCCGTGGTCTTCCTGCTGGCCATATCGAGCGCGCTGTTCTGGTACTTCAACTACGAAAGGTTCTCCGCAACGTTCGAAAAACTCGCCCGCATTCTCCCCCTGGCTGTTCACAACGCCGAACCTCTGAGCTTCTCGATCTTCGTCTTCGTTGCTACGCTCGTCGTGGCATGTCCATGTGCACTTGGGCTCGCGACACCCATGGCCCTGCTGGTCGGAACCAGTCAGGCGATGAAAAAAGGACTTCTTGTTCGAAACGCCGAGGCGATACAGACCATCAAAGACGTAAAATACATCCTGACAGACAAAACCGGAACGCTCACGCTTGGAGAACCCATCGCCGTTGAACACAACCTGGACGAAGAAACCCTGAATATCGTGGCCAGCGTCGAGAAAAGATCGAACCATCCTTTCGCAAGGGCGATAGCGAAACTCGTAAGGAAACACATCGAAGTACAGCAATTCGAAGAAATCGTCGGCGAAGGTGTGAAAGCTGTCGTGGATGGAAAAGAATATTTCATCGGAAGACCTCTGGATTATTCTCACTACGATGAACAGCTCGAGCAAGGAAGAACGATCGTGGAAGTCAGAGTGGATGGAAACGTTGTGGGATTTTTCGCGCTGGAAGACGCCCTGAGGGAAGACGCCAGGGAGGCGATAGGCAGACTGAAACAAATGAACATAGAAGTTGTCATGGTCACAGGAGACAGCGAACGTATCGCCGTGGCTGTGGCGAAGAGAATCGGCGTAGGGAGAGTGCATGCGCAGTTGAAGCCAGAGCAAAAGCTTGAGCTGGTCAGGAAATATCAAGCATCTGGTAGAAAAGTGGCGATGGTGGGAGATGGTATGAACGATGCTGCTGCGCTCAAAGCCGCAGACATAGGTATAGCTATGGGATCAGGTACAGACATCGCCATGGACAACGCAGACATTATCGTTGTGAAAGGTGGTATATTCAGGCTGGTCGAGGCGATAGAGATCTCAAAGAGAACTCTTCGAAAGATCAGGCAGAATTTGTTCTGGGCGTTCTTCTACAACGTCGTGGCAATCCCGGTGGCGATGGCGGGACTGGTTCATCCTGTCGTGGCTGAACTTGCCATGCTGATGAGTTCGATCAGCGTGGTGATGAATTCGTTGAGTTTGGGGAGGGAAAGGTCGTGA
- a CDS encoding heavy-metal-associated domain-containing protein produces MRYELFVPDISCGHCRNRISKALEELGVKQYEVSVPEKKVNLETENIEPVLEKLRKIGYPVESYRQL; encoded by the coding sequence GTGAGGTACGAACTTTTTGTTCCAGACATTTCGTGTGGACATTGCAGAAACAGAATTTCGAAGGCGCTGGAAGAACTCGGCGTGAAGCAATACGAAGTGAGCGTGCCGGAGAAGAAAGTTAACCTCGAAACAGAAAATATTGAACCAGTTTTGGAAAAACTCAGGAAAATAGGCTATCCTGTGGAAAGTTACAGACAGCTGTGA
- a CDS encoding M48 family metalloprotease, whose translation MDYVLIQKKNVRNTYLLVFVFVLMMGFLGLVIDGLFGIFPFGTIVLLFIALIQTLVGVSSGASLVLRSVGAKPAMGKDFEEKQLKNIVEELSIAAGLETPPKVYVMEDENINAFATGFKQKDSAVCVTTGLLKHLNREETEGVVAHEISHILNKDTLLMTTISAILGAMVLVQLFAWRSLRVMLWSGYGRSSRRKGKDSTGYIILALLVMALLATLFSFIGRITVFAVSRTREYLADAKGVELTRNPKGLANALRKIAKMQKTKPRMKNATIATAHLFIADPLKRKINDKEGFFANLFSTHPPIHKRIALLENVPEEVVLEELQES comes from the coding sequence ATGGACTACGTGCTGATCCAGAAGAAGAACGTTCGCAACACCTACCTGCTCGTTTTTGTTTTCGTTCTCATGATGGGTTTTCTTGGGCTCGTGATCGATGGATTGTTCGGAATTTTTCCGTTCGGAACGATCGTTCTACTCTTCATCGCACTGATCCAGACCCTGGTAGGTGTCAGCTCGGGAGCTTCCCTTGTGCTTCGCTCGGTTGGAGCAAAGCCAGCGATGGGAAAAGATTTCGAGGAGAAACAGCTCAAAAACATTGTTGAAGAGCTTTCGATCGCCGCAGGCTTGGAAACACCACCGAAAGTTTATGTGATGGAGGATGAGAACATAAACGCCTTCGCGACGGGTTTCAAGCAGAAAGACAGCGCCGTGTGCGTTACCACGGGTTTGCTGAAGCATCTCAACAGGGAAGAGACCGAAGGCGTTGTGGCACACGAGATAAGCCACATCCTCAACAAAGACACGCTCCTGATGACCACGATCAGCGCGATCCTGGGCGCGATGGTGCTAGTGCAGCTCTTTGCCTGGAGGTCCCTCAGGGTCATGCTCTGGTCGGGATACGGCAGATCTTCGAGAAGGAAGGGGAAAGACAGCACCGGTTACATAATCTTGGCGTTGCTGGTGATGGCACTACTCGCCACGCTGTTTTCTTTCATCGGTAGAATAACGGTGTTCGCCGTTTCCAGAACGAGGGAATACCTCGCGGACGCTAAAGGAGTTGAGCTCACGAGGAATCCGAAAGGTCTGGCGAACGCGCTTAGAAAGATTGCGAAGATGCAGAAAACAAAACCCAGAATGAAGAACGCAACCATCGCCACGGCGCACCTTTTCATCGCAGACCCGTTGAAGAGAAAGATTAATGACAAGGAAGGATTCTTTGCCAACCTCTTCAGCACGCATCCACCCATACACAAGCGCATCGCTTTGCTGGAGAATGTACCAGAAGAAGTCGTTCTGGAAGAGCTGCAAGAAAGTTAA
- a CDS encoding LemA family protein, whose product MLIAGIIAAIVIVLVVWFIGTYNSLVSRKKRVENAWSQIDVQLKRRHDLIPNLVNAVRGYMKFEKETLEAVINARAKAIAGGSIDDRIKAEGELSGALARLLAVFERYPELKASEQVKQLMEELTSTENRISYARQFYNDTVMKYNTAIETFPTNIVARMFNFTPFPFFQAAEAEKETPKVDLSF is encoded by the coding sequence ATGTTGATTGCTGGAATCATCGCTGCGATAGTGATCGTTCTGGTTGTCTGGTTCATTGGAACGTACAACTCGCTCGTTTCGAGGAAAAAGCGCGTCGAAAACGCCTGGAGTCAGATCGATGTTCAGCTCAAAAGAAGGCACGATCTTATTCCAAACTTGGTGAACGCGGTGAGAGGTTATATGAAGTTCGAAAAAGAAACTCTGGAGGCAGTGATAAATGCACGTGCGAAGGCGATCGCCGGTGGCTCGATAGACGATCGCATAAAGGCGGAAGGCGAACTTTCCGGTGCTCTCGCTCGTCTGCTCGCTGTTTTTGAAAGATATCCTGAACTGAAAGCCAGCGAGCAGGTTAAACAGCTCATGGAAGAACTCACCAGCACGGAGAACAGGATCAGCTACGCGAGGCAGTTCTACAACGATACCGTGATGAAGTACAACACCGCGATAGAGACGTTCCCGACCAACATCGTGGCGAGAATGTTCAACTTCACACCCTTTCCGTTCTTCCAAGCGGCGGAGGCGGAGAAAGAAACTCCGAAGGTGGATCTGTCCTTCTGA
- a CDS encoding S-layer homology domain-containing protein, protein MKKLLLTVVALLVAVGVFASGMFPDVPEKHWAYEYVKHLKDKGIVIGYPDGTFKGDRNITRYEEAAMISRLIGLIETEIVGPYISDVLKVLDAISVKLGSTIERIDTVEKKVAELQQMVGTHEQDVFNLFDSVSKLQKKHSEDIAKLSDEVDAKLAEQKEEFEAVISKLEDKITNLDKKLLALEPVKNIVTDLTSYARAQSNRITALENQVGDLSAMLDNAVKTLGYVSIKLDRLSEKVDNISDKVSANDSEIASLKESTAGLAKSLEELKQTVNIHDKDIFNLYESLAKLEKKHNEDVAKLNDAINAKTSELESKLNEFQSMHDEQIDYVLDELDSVNTQLSELRDGLFAIREDSEARFQTVTQSIEDTKAELLKKIDELSKANAALTGAVIGAIILAVAAMIVGAM, encoded by the coding sequence ATGAAGAAACTTCTTCTCACAGTCGTGGCATTGCTCGTCGCCGTTGGGGTGTTCGCTTCAGGAATGTTTCCTGATGTTCCAGAAAAACACTGGGCCTATGAGTACGTGAAACATCTCAAAGATAAGGGCATTGTCATTGGGTATCCTGATGGAACCTTCAAGGGAGATCGCAACATCACACGCTACGAAGAAGCTGCAATGATCAGCAGGCTGATCGGACTCATCGAGACCGAAATCGTTGGCCCTTACATCAGCGATGTCCTGAAAGTGCTCGATGCGATCAGCGTTAAATTGGGTTCCACCATCGAGAGGATCGACACCGTCGAGAAAAAAGTCGCAGAGCTCCAGCAGATGGTTGGCACCCACGAGCAGGACGTTTTCAACCTCTTCGATTCGGTCAGCAAGTTGCAGAAGAAGCACAGCGAGGACATCGCGAAGCTCAGCGATGAGGTGGACGCGAAACTCGCCGAGCAGAAGGAAGAGTTCGAAGCGGTGATTTCCAAGCTGGAAGACAAGATCACTAACCTCGACAAGAAACTACTTGCGCTCGAACCTGTGAAGAACATCGTTACAGATCTGACTTCCTACGCGCGCGCTCAGTCCAACAGGATAACGGCGCTCGAAAATCAGGTTGGGGATCTCTCGGCGATGCTCGACAACGCAGTCAAGACGCTCGGTTATGTGTCCATCAAGCTGGACAGACTGAGCGAGAAGGTTGATAATATAAGCGACAAGGTCAGCGCCAACGATTCCGAGATAGCCAGTTTGAAAGAATCAACCGCGGGCCTGGCAAAATCTCTCGAGGAACTCAAACAGACGGTGAACATCCACGACAAAGACATTTTCAACCTCTACGAATCGCTCGCCAAGCTTGAGAAGAAGCACAACGAAGATGTTGCCAAACTCAACGATGCGATCAACGCGAAGACGTCCGAACTCGAATCCAAGCTGAACGAGTTCCAGTCGATGCACGACGAACAAATCGACTATGTACTCGATGAGCTCGATTCTGTCAACACGCAACTGTCCGAGCTGAGAGACGGTTTGTTCGCTATCAGAGAAGACTCCGAGGCACGCTTCCAGACCGTCACTCAGTCCATCGAGGACACCAAGGCTGAACTTCTCAAGAAAATCGATGAACTGTCCAAAGCCAACGCGGCGCTCACAGGAGCCGTCATCGGTGCTATAATACTGGCAGTCGCTGCCATGATTGTGGGTGCAATGTGA
- the tyrS gene encoding tyrosine--tRNA ligase, producing MEPEKQLEILKKNVVDLVSEEELLDKLKRKKRLRVKLGVDPSRPDLHLGHAVVLFKLREFQELGHRVVLIIGDFTAQIGDPSGRDSTRPMLSEEEVKKNAQTYAEQAFKILDREKTELRFNSEWLAKMSFADVIKLAAKYTVARMLERDDFAKRYRENVPISIAEFLYPLAQAQDSVAVEADVELGGTDQYFNLLVGRHIQQQVGQEPQIVMTMPIIEGTDGKLKMSKSYGNYIAFNDSASDMFGKLMSIPDWLITKYMRLLTKIPLEEIEEYEKLMNQGKINPRDVKMRLAFEITKFFHDEEAAREAQEQFIKVFSKRELPEEMPTVHLDMDQCELVELLVKLNVVSSRGEAKRLIQQGGVKIDGEKVTDIHAKITLDRERILRVGKRQFFKLVRG from the coding sequence ATGGAACCGGAAAAACAGCTCGAGATTTTGAAGAAGAACGTGGTCGATCTCGTCAGCGAAGAGGAGCTTCTGGACAAACTCAAAAGGAAAAAACGACTCCGCGTCAAGCTAGGTGTGGATCCTTCCAGACCGGATCTTCATCTTGGCCATGCGGTGGTCCTGTTCAAGCTCAGAGAGTTTCAAGAACTCGGTCACAGAGTCGTGCTCATCATAGGTGACTTCACCGCTCAGATAGGCGATCCTTCTGGCAGAGACAGCACGAGGCCCATGCTCAGCGAAGAGGAGGTCAAAAAGAACGCGCAGACTTACGCGGAGCAGGCGTTCAAGATCCTCGACAGAGAGAAAACAGAGCTTCGATTCAACAGCGAGTGGCTCGCGAAGATGAGCTTTGCAGACGTGATAAAGCTCGCGGCGAAGTACACGGTCGCACGCATGCTCGAACGTGACGATTTCGCGAAGAGATACAGAGAAAACGTTCCCATCTCGATCGCGGAGTTCCTCTATCCACTCGCGCAAGCGCAGGATTCCGTGGCGGTCGAAGCGGACGTCGAGCTCGGCGGAACGGATCAATATTTCAACCTCCTGGTGGGAAGACACATCCAGCAACAGGTCGGACAGGAACCTCAGATCGTCATGACCATGCCCATCATTGAAGGTACGGATGGAAAACTGAAGATGAGCAAAAGCTACGGCAACTACATCGCGTTCAACGATTCAGCAAGCGATATGTTCGGAAAACTCATGTCGATACCGGATTGGCTCATCACAAAGTACATGAGGCTCCTGACGAAGATCCCCCTGGAAGAGATAGAAGAGTACGAAAAACTCATGAACCAGGGGAAGATAAACCCAAGGGATGTGAAGATGAGACTTGCTTTCGAGATAACGAAATTCTTCCACGATGAGGAAGCAGCTCGGGAAGCTCAGGAGCAGTTCATAAAAGTTTTTTCAAAAAGAGAACTTCCAGAAGAAATGCCGACCGTTCATCTTGACATGGACCAGTGCGAACTGGTAGAATTACTCGTGAAACTGAACGTAGTTTCGAGCAGGGGCGAAGCGAAAAGGTTGATCCAGCAAGGCGGTGTCAAAATCGACGGTGAAAAGGTCACAGACATCCATGCTAAAATTACTCTGGACAGAGAGAGAATCCTCAGGGTCGGAAAGAGACAGTTTTTCAAACTCGTTCGCGGGTAA
- the secG gene encoding preprotein translocase subunit SecG: MKTFMIIVHSLISAALIYMVINQMGKFAELGGAFGSGSLYTMFGRKKGLDTSGKITLGLAIAFMVSSILTAFFISR, encoded by the coding sequence GTGAAAACGTTCATGATCATCGTTCATTCGCTCATCAGTGCCGCGCTGATCTACATGGTGATCAACCAAATGGGCAAGTTCGCTGAACTCGGAGGAGCCTTTGGAAGCGGCTCGCTGTACACGATGTTTGGAAGAAAAAAAGGTCTGGACACATCTGGCAAGATCACGCTCGGCCTGGCGATCGCCTTCATGGTGAGCAGCATCCTGACGGCCTTCTTCATCTCGAGGTGA
- a CDS encoding glycerate kinase, with protein MNLRQDALTIVEETIRFVLPDVAVRKKLEELKLSNVVLVAIGKAAWRMAKAAKETLKEKIKKGIVITKYGHSEGEIENLEIYEAGHPIPDENTIKATERALEIVKSLNEKDVVLFLVSGGGSALFEKPKGSVTLQQLQNITDQLLKSGANIEEINAVRKHLSEVKGGRFAQKVQPAHVICLILSDVLSNRLDVIASGPAHPDASTCEDALRILEKYNIKVDENVLEELKEETPKELSNVESHIIADVKLACEKAVEVAKRFGYNATILTSSLDCEAREAGFFIGAIAREIVLHERPLKKPCTIVLGGETVVRVKGKGKGGRNQELALAAAIKIAGLENVVVCSVGTDGTDGPTDAAGGIVDGETVRRIKDAGFNPAELLEDNNSYEALKIAGDLLITGPTGTNVNDLMLILAR; from the coding sequence ATGAACCTGAGACAAGACGCCCTGACGATCGTTGAAGAAACCATCAGATTCGTCCTTCCAGACGTTGCGGTGAGGAAAAAGCTTGAGGAATTGAAGCTGTCGAACGTTGTGCTCGTTGCCATAGGAAAGGCGGCCTGGCGCATGGCGAAGGCGGCGAAAGAGACATTGAAAGAGAAGATAAAGAAAGGTATCGTCATCACCAAGTACGGCCACAGCGAAGGTGAGATAGAGAATTTAGAGATCTACGAAGCTGGTCATCCCATACCCGATGAGAACACGATCAAAGCTACGGAGCGCGCGCTCGAGATCGTGAAAAGTCTGAACGAGAAAGACGTCGTCCTGTTTCTGGTTTCAGGTGGTGGATCTGCTCTGTTTGAAAAACCGAAAGGTAGTGTTACGCTGCAACAACTTCAAAACATCACGGACCAGCTTTTGAAAAGCGGTGCGAACATAGAAGAGATCAACGCTGTGAGGAAACATCTTTCTGAGGTGAAAGGTGGCAGGTTCGCCCAGAAGGTTCAGCCCGCACACGTCATATGTTTGATCCTCTCAGATGTTCTTTCGAACAGACTCGACGTGATCGCGTCGGGCCCGGCACACCCGGATGCAAGCACGTGTGAAGATGCTTTGAGAATACTTGAAAAATACAACATCAAGGTCGATGAGAACGTTCTCGAAGAGCTGAAAGAAGAAACACCGAAAGAACTTTCGAACGTGGAAAGTCACATCATCGCGGACGTGAAGCTGGCGTGTGAGAAAGCCGTCGAAGTTGCGAAAAGGTTCGGCTACAACGCGACGATCCTGACGAGCAGTCTGGATTGTGAAGCCAGAGAGGCGGGTTTTTTCATCGGTGCGATCGCGAGAGAGATTGTTCTGCACGAAAGGCCTTTGAAAAAACCGTGCACCATCGTGCTGGGCGGAGAGACCGTGGTGCGTGTGAAAGGCAAAGGGAAGGGTGGAAGAAACCAAGAACTCGCACTCGCTGCGGCGATCAAAATAGCGGGCCTTGAAAACGTTGTCGTCTGTTCGGTCGGCACGGACGGCACCGATGGCCCCACGGACGCCGCGGGTGGTATCGTGGATGGAGAAACGGTGCGAAGAATCAAGGATGCAGGTTTTAATCCAGCTGAACTGCTCGAAGACAACAACTCCTATGAAGCTCTGAAAATTGCAGGTGATCTTCTGATCACTGGGCCAACGGGAACGAACGTGAACGATCTGATGTTGATCCTGGCGAGATGA
- a CDS encoding amidohydrolase family protein, with the protein MERFALLNATLFIGDGSILENATVLVEKGRIVKVSKADSTTIPADFFRIDLDSFFLMPGLIDAHLHLTGMRSGDTIKEHLLVPYETLVARTVKDLEFLIEAGFTTIVDAGGSIAVNLKEAVQEKTIVGPRIVAAGHSLSQTFGHGDAHYLPIEYVDPRSSRFKTPFGSLICDGVDECRKAARYALRCGADFIKIMSTGGVLSERDRPEQVQFTKEEIEAIVQEAKHAGKFVHSHAQGTEGIKNALLAGVKVIAHGIYIDEECCELAKKFDAIVVPTLSIVEHIMRYGREIGIPEWGLKKSEEVYRSHVENIKLAYQRGVKLATGTDFLGGTKAFGHGDNALEIVLFVQKLGMKPEEALVSATKIAAEAAGLSKQVGTIEVGKLADMIVLKKNPLEDVELLMNRENVVMVIKEGEIVKNLL; encoded by the coding sequence GTGGAGCGTTTCGCGCTGCTCAACGCCACGTTGTTCATTGGTGACGGTTCCATCCTCGAGAATGCCACCGTGCTCGTGGAGAAGGGTCGCATCGTGAAAGTGTCTAAGGCAGATTCAACCACGATCCCCGCCGACTTTTTCCGTATCGACCTTGACAGTTTCTTCCTCATGCCCGGTCTCATCGATGCGCACCTGCACCTGACAGGCATGCGCTCGGGTGACACGATCAAGGAACATTTACTCGTACCTTACGAGACACTCGTCGCACGCACTGTGAAGGATCTGGAATTTCTCATCGAAGCAGGTTTCACAACGATCGTCGATGCAGGTGGTTCCATCGCGGTGAATCTGAAAGAAGCGGTTCAGGAGAAGACGATCGTTGGACCGAGGATCGTCGCTGCGGGCCATTCGCTCTCACAGACCTTCGGTCATGGCGATGCGCACTATCTACCCATCGAGTATGTCGATCCAAGAAGTTCCAGATTCAAAACTCCATTCGGTTCGCTCATCTGTGATGGTGTGGATGAATGTCGAAAGGCTGCGAGGTACGCTTTGCGCTGCGGGGCAGATTTCATAAAGATCATGTCTACGGGTGGAGTTTTGTCAGAGAGGGACAGACCGGAACAGGTGCAGTTCACGAAAGAAGAAATCGAAGCCATCGTTCAGGAAGCGAAACACGCGGGTAAGTTCGTTCATTCCCACGCGCAGGGAACCGAAGGCATTAAGAACGCACTGCTGGCAGGTGTCAAAGTTATCGCACACGGCATATACATAGACGAAGAGTGCTGTGAACTGGCAAAGAAATTCGATGCCATAGTTGTTCCGACGCTCTCGATCGTTGAGCACATCATGCGCTACGGGAGAGAGATAGGCATACCCGAGTGGGGCCTGAAAAAATCGGAAGAAGTTTACAGGTCTCACGTCGAAAACATAAAACTCGCGTACCAGCGCGGTGTTAAACTCGCCACCGGGACAGACTTTCTCGGTGGAACAAAGGCTTTCGGACATGGAGACAACGCGCTCGAGATCGTTCTGTTCGTTCAGAAGCTCGGAATGAAGCCGGAAGAAGCCCTGGTTTCTGCCACAAAAATCGCGGCGGAAGCTGCCGGTCTTTCCAAACAGGTTGGTACAATAGAAGTGGGCAAGCTGGCAGACATGATTGTTCTGAAAAAGAACCCGCTTGAAGACGTGGAATTGCTGATGAACAGGGAAAACGTGGTCATGGTTATCAAAGAAGGAGAAATCGTCAAGAACCTGCTCTGA